AGGTCAATATTGATCCGGTTTGGCCTCAGCGCATTTTCGTTTAAGTGCGCGGCAAGCTGGTCAATGCGCTGTGTGTTTCTCTGCATTATTTCACCGTAATATACGGCTCCGGCGCTGACTTTGTCCATCAGAGCGCAGAATTTGTTTTCATCGGCCTGTTCAGCCGACATGGCTGGCATGCCCATTAATGGAGCCATGGCAAAAACTGCCAGCATACATTTCAATATTCTCATGATTTATTCCTCCTCCTATTTGATTCCTCTCCTATAGGCTAGAATAGTAAAATCCACATTACCGCGCAAGGGCCAAAGGTTGCAGATATTATCTTTGCAGCGCGGGCAGCTTAAGGCGGGGATCATTTATAAAAACCCCGTCCGCGCCGCATTGCGCCGCGAATTCCAGCTGAGGGCGGTCGCTGATGGACCAGACCAGTATTTTCAGTCCTGCGGCGTGCGCCTGCTCCGCCCTCTCCCGGGAGATAAAGCGTATGCTTATGTTGATGCTTTCCGCGTTCAGTTCAAGCGCGGTTTGCAAAGCCCGGTCAAACGGTTCGGTTTTAATCAATACGCCCAGCCGCAGGGCGGGATCGAGCGAACGGATAATCCTTAAGGAAGAATAGTTGAAATTTGACACTACAATGCGCCCGTGCCCGTTTCGCGCGGCAAAATCCGCCACGGCGCGTTCGATGCCGGGATAGCGGCCCGCATCGTTTTTTATTTCTATATTGACATTCGCGGTTTCGGGAATTATTTCAAACACTTCGTTTAAAGTCGGCGCGCGGCAGGGCTCGGTTTCTTCCGCTGAAACGCGGCGAATAGCGAGCGAGCGGATTTCCGGCAGTGTCAGTTCGCTTATTTCCCGGTCAATGCCGGCCGACCGCGTAAAATCGTAATCGTGGTGAACCAGAAGGTGGCCGTCTTTGGTGAGGTGGACATCCAGTTCGTACCAGTCCAGCCCCGCTTCGGCCGCCAGCTTAAATGACGGGAGCGT
The nucleotide sequence above comes from Elusimicrobiaceae bacterium. Encoded proteins:
- a CDS encoding glycerophosphodiester phosphodiesterase family protein; protein product: MLYIAHRGAPLLRTENTLPSFKLAAEAGLDWYELDVHLTKDGHLLVHHDYDFTRSAGIDREISELTLPEIRSLAIRRVSAEETEPCRAPTLNEVFEIIPETANVNIEIKNDAGRYPGIERAVADFAARNGHGRIVVSNFNYSSLRIIRSLDPALRLGVLIKTEPFDRALQTALELNAESINISIRFISRERAEQAHAAGLKILVWSISDRPQLEFAAQCGADGVFINDPRLKLPALQR